The Gloeobacter morelensis MG652769 genome contains the following window.
CCGCACCCTGGTGCGCCTCGGGATACTCAACCTTTTGCCGCTGGCCGCGCTGGTGGCGGGCCTGGTCATTTTGGTGAGCTGGGTCGTCTGGCGCAACCGCAGGCCCGATCCGCCCGGGTGGCAGGTGCCCTGGAATGTCCAGACCGTCTGGGGAGTGGTGGTCTACTGGTTTGCCGCTTTTTTCAGCGCCGGGCTCATTGTGGGCGCCCTGCTGTCCGGATTGCGGCCGGAGCGGGCCGATCCGCTCTTTCAGGCGCTCTTCACGCTGCTGGTCTACGGTCTAATCGCCGGGGCGGGCCTGGGGTTGCTATGGTCGCTCGTCTGGAAGCCCCATCCCGAAAGCCGCGCTCTCTTGAGCTACCGGCTGGTCGCCGGCTGGGAGCGCTGGGGAATCGGCGGCTGGCTCGCGGCGGTGCCGTTGGTGCTTGCCACCTCGCTGCTCGCCCAGCGCCTGGTGGGAGAAGGCGGTGGCGGCAATTCGCTGCTCACCGGCATCGGCGGCGCCGACGCTTGGCCGGTGCGGATCGTACTCTTTTTGAGCGTCGCGGTCGCAGCGCCGCTCTTTGAAGAGACGCTCTTTCGCGGCTTTGTCTTTCCATCGCTGGCAAGCCGCCTCGGTGCCCCGGCGGGGGTGGTCGCCTCCGCCGCCCTTTTTGGGATTGCCCACTTCAGCGCCCTCGAATTTTTTCCGCTCTTTGCCCTGGGGGTGGTGCTCGCCACCGTCTATCACTACACCCGCTCCTTGGCGCCGTGCATCCTGCTGCACGCGCTGTGGAACGGTTCGACATTTTTATTTCTGACGGTGTTGAGCGGTTAAAGCGGTAGGATAGCCCCGAAGTCACCGTCGCCCGCGCATGGACGAAAAACTGCTGTTCATCTGCATGGGAAACATTTGCCGCTCGCCGGCCGCCGAGGGGATCATGGTACATCTGCTCGAAAAGGCCGGGCTGGGTGGTCGGGTGGTTTGCGACTCCGCAGGGACGATCGCCTACCATGTGGGGGAGCCCCCCGACCGGCGCATGCGCGCCGCCGCCACCCGCCGGGGTATTGCGCTGCGCGGCACCGCCCGCAAATTTTCGCCCGCCGATTTTGACCACTTCGACCGGATCCTGGTGATGGACCGGGCCAACTACGAGGAC
Protein-coding sequences here:
- a CDS encoding CPBP family intramembrane glutamic endopeptidase; the encoded protein is MMRRALLVVTTVLVLLLGGTRFVQTLQEPQPRAQIALEGTDLQLQLLTLKTDPDWREAMAPLDERQLLSEAVEAYREAKLDAPARPAQLVKLGLLEAARGNTEPAQTAWKQVEARSPLGPTAAVLADLWARPPILPPEAENILQSKLAGWYRTAALTRLYQLQQRSDALRTLQADASAKATRTLVRLGILNLLPLAALVAGLVILVSWVVWRNRRPDPPGWQVPWNVQTVWGVVVYWFAAFFSAGLIVGALLSGLRPERADPLFQALFTLLVYGLIAGAGLGLLWSLVWKPHPESRALLSYRLVAGWERWGIGGWLAAVPLVLATSLLAQRLVGEGGGGNSLLTGIGGADAWPVRIVLFLSVAVAAPLFEETLFRGFVFPSLASRLGAPAGVVASAALFGIAHFSALEFFPLFALGVVLATVYHYTRSLAPCILLHALWNGSTFLFLTVLSG
- a CDS encoding low molecular weight protein-tyrosine-phosphatase; protein product: MDEKLLFICMGNICRSPAAEGIMVHLLEKAGLGGRVVCDSAGTIAYHVGEPPDRRMRAAATRRGIALRGTARKFSPADFDHFDRILVMDRANYEDILDLDPSGRYRHKVKLVCEYCRLYPDREVPDPYYGGDAGFEHVLDLLLDACSGLLDAMRSGHVDRNR